TAGCTCAAAACAACTGCAATTTCCCTCTCTTTTTGCATTACAGGTAAATTTTCCTAGAATTCAATAATTTGATTGCAGATATTGCTGATTAAGTTGATAGAAAGATTGAATCTTTTTGAAAAGGTTATACTGCTACATTAAGCTTAATTTGCAGGAGTTAAATTGCAGTTGCGGTGGGCAATCTTGGAGTTCCAAGTTTTCAGCTTTGTCGCTGCTAGAGCTTCAAAATTGCTGCAATTGGAGCAGAGAGAATTCAGTGAGTTTAACTCAATAATGGCGCCTACCACGGGAAGAAGAATTCTGAGTGTAGTTTCAGGTTTTTCAATCCCGGTTTAGCATGCTATGTTAAATTTGTTTAACTTCCCAGCTTTAGCTTCATGTTTAAACGAGCTCTTGTAGCTCAACTTTGTTAAGTTATTTGGAATTTGCTTTGTGTCTGTTGGTTTTGTGGTGATGCTTGCTTCAGTTTCTCTTTATGAACTAGAATTGCTGAAAATGTTCCAATGTGTTCGATGAATATGTTCATGTGACGCCTTAGAGCGAATTTCAGATTGCTGTTGCTGTCATGTTTGTCACTGTTTGCTTAAATTTCTGTTTATGAATTAGACCTGCTGAACAAGTTCTACTGTCTTTGATGAATACGTTCATGTCACACCCTAGAGCATATCCGACTACCATAACTAGCATTTTGTTTTCTATGATAACAAGGCAATCCAAGAGAGGTGAAAGGATGGATGAGTTTGCATGTATTTGGGCTTGTTCTTGCTTTCTCAACTCGAAAAAGATGGACAATTAACGAATGGGGTTGGTGAATTCATCATGCAGATGAAACAGTCCTTtctattaaaaagaaaaaaaggttcTTTCTTGGCAATTTGATGCAATACAGCTTTGTAATGCATTATTTCATGCTCCAGCAACTTCCTTAACCCACAAAGAGAATTGATAGAATGACTGATGTTTTACATCTCTATCGATGCTTGAAGTTTTGGGAGCACTGCAAGACAGGTCATTTTCAATGCACAGCGGAGTCATTAAGAGTCAAGAGTACCTGGCTACTGCAGATAGCTGAGCATACAATTCAATTTGCTTCGAAGTTTTGTATCTTTTACAGTCATTCTGGCACAATGATTCTCATTAATTTCGTCTTACAAGCCATTGAGCCTTTCTGGTATAGATTGACCACATTGAATGAGTCCCAAAATATCCTCTTTAGCAGCAAGTGATTTGAGGAGAGGTGTTGAAAGCCTTTAATTTCTCGAGTCCATTTACGATTACTGGAAAAAGTGAATATTAATTTAGACGTTTTAGCTGTTGCTTTCACTGCAGGATCTAGATTGTGTAAGAGGGAGGTGGATTTGAATCATAGTTGTAGGTCCGTCAAGGTTGGTTTAGCATCAAAGTCAGGTTGTTGAGGAATCTAAGGTAATGTTCTGTAATTAAAGGGTATGGTAGATGGATGAAATGAGGGAACAGAAGCTGTGGGGCCAAGTGAAGGTCAGCTGCATGAGGAATTGAGGAACCTAGCAATTATTATGGGTGAAATGAGATGACGAAGCTCAATTATGGAAGGATATAGAGATGGATGCCACCAAATTGTAGTATTTGGCACGGTTCATGGTCCCCTACATCTGCAAATCTCTGTGCCTCataaaaatctcaaaatttcgCTGGAATTTCGTTTTCTTTTggggaaaaggaagaaaaatataGGACTTGGCTGCTGTTAAGATGGTGACAATTGCTCATGGTTGTTGGTACTTCTTTATGGTCGATGAGTACTATACAGGAGGGTGTGTACCTCGTTTGGATTTGCAGAATATATGTGATTGAGAGATTATGTAGATTGAGAAAAGGGCAGTTCGTATTAGCAAAGACCCTCAAATGTTATTAGTTCTTCTTCATAAAATACCCTCAAATGCTGTTGGAGAGGTGATGTTTGGTACTCGTTTGCAGCCACTGAATGGAAACACAACAGTAAGCGGTACGAGATTCTATGTGCTGAATTTATTAGTTGGATCGTACTGCTTTTAGGTTCTTAAATGAAATATGGACAACATAAATAATGCGAAAAGAGCTATCTTTTCCATTGGGTTGGACCATTAATCAGGTAAAAACAGGACATGAAATTAATTTATCCATCCTCCCAAGGACCCAAAACACCTGATTATTGCAGAAGTATCTATCAGTCGAACAAATGTTTGTACGCTAGTACACACTTATTGTACTCGATCCAGGTCATGTACGAATATCTCACAAAACGACGTAAAATATCATCATCGACATAATTAGCAATATAGTATATAATAGTAATGTAGGATTATCTCAACAGGTCTTCCCTTTGTTCTGTACAGAAATGATGGGCCGTTTTCTTCAATTTCGTCGCACACCAAGCCAGAATAATTTACGCAGAACCGGTATTgtaacttcttcttcttcttttttttttttttgggttttttggcCCCATGTTCTGAATCATTAATTGGCTCTTTTAAGTTTTTTGGCTAGCTTGCTTCTCGATGATATGGTCAGGGAGTTGTCTTGCCTGATGCAAACCTTTCCCGTTGAATAATGAGGGTTTAACTGTGACAACGAGTTTCATGGCAGCAGGGCTTGTGGTTTTCCATACTCTGTCTCCCTGCTTGGAATGAACTTTCTTTGAGTTGGCTAGAACTCTGGTTTCCCATGGACGAACTGCTATCCACCTCTCTTTCCAGCTCCATCCCCAGCTATCTTTTCCGAGATCATAATAAGCCTGGCCGAAGTAGTGGCTAGAATTCGCCCTCCACTACAAAATGAGATAATAGTTTGTTGTTATTAACTCGAGCCAATGCCGTTCCGGAACAAAGATCATTTTGATGGATTTTAGCAGCTTGCCTGATGAGAAAAGGCATAAGCCATGGCACGTTCCCTTTTAACAGCTGCAACTTCTCTTTGTTGTATCCTTTGGAGAATTTCTTCCATGGTTTCAGAGCCACCACACCAGTCAACCTGTAATAATTAGAATGATACAACCATTACTAGTAGATAATGTCAAGTTAATATTCCTATCAGGTGGCATTGGTGATGCCTATTTCGCAAGCATCGTCAACAATATTCTCTTGGCTCCTCAAAAGCAAAGCATATAGTACATGGTTGCCAAATTTCGGGACTCGAAATTCAAAATATGCATAAGGGTCCCTTTATTAGGCCGTTATATAACACAAGCAAGACATGATGATAATGGATTCAGGGCCTTCTGGCAAGAGACAAGAGACACAGATCACATTGATTCACAATTTAATGAGCTCTGCAGTCTGTACTGGAGGAAACAATGAATAAAGGGCGGGCTAATACAACGTGgccaattcaaattcaattgGATGGCAACTGATAGTTAGCTGGACTGAGAACTGTGTTCGTTACCTCTAGTTCTTGAAGCTTAGCCTCAAGTTTCAGCCTGTTTTCTTGCTTCTTCTGCTGTATTCGGTTTTCGTTGACCATCCCTTGTCGACGAGCTTTAATCTCAGCTtgcattttgttccaaaaatgTATATGGATCAGAGCAGAAGATGCTTGCTTTTCGGCGGTCAAAGCAGCTATAGCACCTCTACATCTTCCTATTGCTCTTAGTCGATGTACCGCTTTCCTTGCCTACATTATTGTAAAGTTGAAAAGGGTTAATAGCAAAATGCACCCCAAAGCATGCATAATTTTCCGATTGCTTTCCTCATTCTCATTGTCTAGTTGGATCAACACGTCTGCtgaacttttcaattttttctaatATGATACAATTAACCTTGCAAAACCAAATTGAATTGAGACATATCGTTTTAGATGCACACGTCACAAAAATATGTATCCATTGAGGGTGTGTTTCATAATTAATTTACAAATAGAAACAAAAGTTCACTACAATTATAGCCTCAAATTGTCGCCAATGATGCATGACGATTGATTATTAGGGATATAAACGAGTCTAATTAAACCAAATACTCTAGCGTTCaagtttgtttgattattttaatgaacttgaaat
Above is a genomic segment from Coffea eugenioides isolate CCC68of chromosome 5, Ceug_1.0, whole genome shotgun sequence containing:
- the LOC113772182 gene encoding protein IQ-DOMAIN 1-like translates to MGSGDWFKTFISLKKVKEDGSKHGKGKSAPAQKANGSMWRYLSGKESTALAIANGSSSKRSRRRGITEDTAATRIQTAFRRYVARKAVHRLRAIGRCRGAIAALTAEKQASSALIHIHFWNKMQAEIKARRQGMVNENRIQQKKQENRLKLEAKLQELEVDWCGGSETMEEILQRIQQREVAAVKRERAMAYAFSHQWRANSSHYFGQAYYDLGKDSWGWSWKERWIAVRPWETRVLANSKKVHSKQGDRVWKTTSPAAMKLVVTVKPSLFNGKGLHQARQLPDHIIEKQASQKT